The following coding sequences lie in one Rutidosis leptorrhynchoides isolate AG116_Rl617_1_P2 chromosome 4, CSIRO_AGI_Rlap_v1, whole genome shotgun sequence genomic window:
- the LOC139845187 gene encoding protein tesmin/TSO1-like CXC 2, which translates to MGGEDKDQESESSIVMDTPERTRIPNPLSKFEDSPVFNYINSLSPIKPVKSMHFTQTYNSLSFASLPSVFTSPHVSSLKDSKFLRRHQFSDMSKAELTSEDAKKVEIREGNITAAENPTNQHTDYSYSNSNTETFVVRSIGCSNLESRKLNYGTISSDTMNTLTIVGPPVPFVNNRVVNGPVSIETEMGGISPLHRCREVSACDWDSLISDASELLNFDSPTDTVPYNGSGASVMNVEPNDNRSEINEGLKDLPEGHLTVATTSINNFEAGEPTEDTDNEAGDNLYRGMRRRCLVFDQTGSRRKHLDSNDSSVNTSESNQTVLSNDNQLLLPMRTENDSSRCVLPGIGLHLNAIASNLVDQKVVKHENLGSGRQLIIAPHSSLYGSMGSGQELMATLSDAPPSLENDMGSIQIGGPVSEDGSQALGFTVNEELSQSQTSPRKKKRKTEHAGEHEACKRCNCKKSKCLKLYCECFAAGVYCVEPCSCHDCFNKPIHEDTVLATRKQIESRNPLAFAPKVIKTSDPMQEDESSNTPASARHKRGCNCKKSGCLKKYCECFQGGVGCSINCRCEGCKNAFGRKDGSEMDPEMHVLDECEVNASDGSLQMVLYSEAEQISATPATPSRFGRQSIQPVTSAKGKPPRSLLATGSSSSSQRFGKLNLLKGGGNKQLQTVGENEIPEILEDNNASPISGVKSCSPNSKRVSPPHNSGMGQKSRKLFLQSIPSFPCLTPNPK; encoded by the exons ATGGGGGGTGAAGACAAAGATCAAGAAAGTGAAAGTAGTATTGTTATGGATACACCAGAGAGAACCCGAATTCCTAACCCACTTTCTAAATTTGAG GATTCTCCGGTGTTCAATTATATCAACAGTCTGTCACCTATAAAGCCAGTTAAATCGATGCACTTTACGCAGACGTACAACTCTCTGAGTTTTGCATCCCTTCCGTCTGTTTTCACATCACCTCATGTCAGTTCACTTAAAGATTCGAAATTCTTAAGAAG GCACCAGTTTTCTGATATGTCAAAAGCCGAACTGACCTCCGAGGATGCAAAGAAAGTCGAAATTAGAGAAGGGAATATAACCGCTGCTGAAAACCCAACAAACCAGCATACAGATTATAGTTACAGTAATTCCAATACCGAAACTTTTGTTGTGCGGTCAATTGGGTGTTCAAATCTTGAATCAAGAAAACTGAACTATGGAACTATAAGCTCCGACACAATGAATACATTGACAATTGTGGGCCCACCAGTACCTTTCGTAAACAATAGGGTCGTAAATGGCCCGGTGAGCATCGAAACTGAAATGGGTGGAATAAGTCCACTTCATCGTTGTAGAGAAGTATCGGCATGTGATTGGGACAGTTTGATATCGGATGCTTCCGAGTTGCTTAATTTCGATTCTCCTACTGATACAGTGCCCTATAACGGTTCTGGTGCATCTGTTATGAACGTTGAACCCAATGATAATCGTTCAGAAATAAATGAAGGCCTGAAGGACTTGCCTGAAGGACATCTAACGGTTGCTACTACTTCGATAAACAATTTTGAGGCTGGAGAGCCTACGGAGGACACGGATAATGAG GCAGGTGATAATTTGTACCGTGGCATGCGGAGACGTTGTCTGGTTTTTGATCAGACGGGATCTCGGAGGAAGCACTTAGACTCTAATGATAGTTCTGTAAATACTTCAGAATCCAATCAAACTGTTCTTTCTAATGATAATCAGTTATTACTTCCGATGAGGACCGAAAATGATTCTTCTAGATGTGTTCTGCCCGGGATTGGTTTGCATTTAAATGCTATTGCCTCAAATTTAGTGGATCAAAAAGTCGTCAAGCATGAAAACTTGGGCTCTGGTAGACAACTTATAATTGCACCTCATTCTAGTCTATATGGGTCCATGGGTTCGGGTCAAGAGTTGATGGCAACGTTGTCTGATGCACCACCCTCTTTAGAGAATGACATGGGGTCTATTCAAATTGGAGGCCCTGTTTCAGAAGATGGTTCTCAAGCACTTGGATTTACGGTTAATGAAGAACTAAGTCAAAGTCAAACTAGCCCGAGAAAGAAGAA GCGTAAAACGGAACATGCCGGAGAGCATGAAGCATGCAAACGTTGCAACTGCAAGAAATCAAAGTGCTTGAAACT TTACTGTGAGTGCTTTGCTGCTGGTGTCTATTGTGTGGAACCATGTTCATGTCACGATTGTTTTAACAAACCGATACACGAAGATACGGTACTTGCAACTCGCAAGCAAATCGAATCCCGCAACCCGCTTGCATTTGCTCCCAAAGTGATTAAAACATCTGATCCTATGCAAGAG GATGAGTCTAGCAACACTCCAGCTTCAGCCCGTCATAAAAGAGGATGCAATTGTAAAAAATCTGGCTGCCTGAAGAAATATTGTGAATGCTTTCAG GGTGGTGTTGGATGCTCCATTAACTGCAGATGTGAAGGATGTAAGAATGCATTTGGTCGCAAGGATG GTTCGGAAATGGATCCAGAAATGCATGTTTTAGATGAGTGTGAAGTGAATGCAAGTGATGGAAGCTTACAGATGGTATTGTACAGTGAAGCCGAACAAATTTCTGCGACTCCTGCAACTCCTTCACGTTTCGGCAG GCAATCTATTCAGCCGGTAACCTCCGCAAAGGGAAAGCCACCGCGATCTTTACTAGCAACCGGATCATCATCATCCAGCCAAAGGTTTGGAAAGTTAAATCTTTTGAAAGGTGGCGGGAATAAGCAACTACAGACAGTGGGCGAAAATGAGATACCCGAGATCCTTGAAGATAACAACGCTTCTCCGATTAGTGGTGTGAAATCGTGCTCACCAAACAGCAAGAGGGTGTCGCCACCGCATAACTCGGGCATGGGACAAAAAAGCAGGAAGTTGTTTTTGCAATCTATTCCTTCATTTCCGTGTCTCACCCCCAACCCTAAATAA
- the LOC139842685 gene encoding uncharacterized protein, translating into MTTPIRTPKSTVKSSSPPPSTATMKYDNTSCRRDANCTCHLCLASIIATRDLIPLLSSQKSSLTTQFSSLKRSPPPTPIFFDNPSAVSTPVSHASRLNVSPIVATNDLNLKIKRKNKEFGYGLILLQCILVLCLILVGKVGILFVGFRFMNTKLSAEIVRNLSDKSLGLGIHGVKERLEILSSELQNLVPEARFTNPNCQIVQDGLILRYRCWLYKSGIEEVSIWGWPLQTTTGLVNTEFDSRSFTILSGRVTEWSNGELNGSIREANTSWEQGKWSESVWRLDENTWILEYKRSFVFENTRSLSSVMEFLNFVMRSTFQWMKQQLWRSFDGNHITPT; encoded by the exons ATGACAACCCCCATACGAACACCTAAATCCACCGTAaaatcatcatcaccaccaccatccacAGCCACCATGAAATACGACAACACCAGTTGTCGTAGAGACGCCAACTGTACCTGCCATCTCTGTCTCGCTAGCATCATTGCAACTCGTGATCTAATCCCATTATTAAGTTCGCAAAAAAGCTCACTCACTACTCAATTTTCTTCTTTAAAACGATCTCCACCTCCAACTCCTATTTTCTTCGATAACCCTTCAGCTGTTTCAACTCCAGTATCACACGCTTCTCGTCTCAATGTGTCCCCCATTGTCGCAACTAATGATTTGAATTTAAAAATTAAGAGGAAAAATAAAGAATTTGGATATGGGTTGATTTTACTACAATGTATCTTGGTTTTGTGTTTGATCTTGGTAGGGAAAGTAGGGATTTTGTTTGTAGGTTTTAGATTTATGAATACTAAATTGTCTGCTGAAATTGTTAGGAATTTAAGTGACAAATCGTTAGGGTTAGGGATTCATGGTGTGAAAGAAAGATTAGAGATTTTGAGTAGTGAGCTACAAAATCTTGTTCCAGAAGCTAGGTTTACAAATCCTAATTGTCAAATAGTTCAG GATGGTTTGATATTGAGATATCGCTGTTGGTTGTATAAATCTGGAATTGAAGAAGTGAGTATTTGGGGATGGCCTTTGCAGACTACTACTGGTTTGGTTAATACTGAATTTGATTCAAGATCATTTACTATTTTATCTGGAAGAGTTACCGAG TGGTCGAATGGAGAATTAAATGGTTCGATTAGAGAAGCGAATACTTCATGGGAACAAGGAAAGTGGAGTGAATCTGTATGGCGTTTAGATGAGAATACTTGGATTCTCGAGTATAAACGAAGCTTTGTCTTTGAGAACACGAGGTCATTATCGTCAGTAATGGAGTTCTTGAACTTCGTTATGAGGAGCACTTTTCAATGGATGAAGCAGCAGTTGTGGAGATCTTTTGATGGCAATCACATAACTCCCACATAG
- the LOC139845188 gene encoding uncharacterized protein, translating into MGAVPSTPRWGGELSQDTAEYLIGTFVGDKSFPLTSDYWQKLLELSFDQHWPANRVEQACQAFARNNGSTRHLAKLLIHLTWCLQESLSTRSVLSVASMKAVNASYISSVFLKYSIENLNSENLEDLCLSLDDDETIPDKIHKDESVINMAMHAVLSYIGRADISPQTYILHHELLNFMLIAMSTQLISGPSPGPNDVHPFIDAAMSEESSLVGLVVHKLLLNYISRPKSKSSASYSLLSEENQLGVLKRVGSAAANIVLFPLSYFANSSDEASKTELAESSINILLILIHYRKCIIVESLKNSNAGVTPESLLKDETYFAENPYCKALENIKDVEFDRVDIEGNAHSGTLVRLSFASLFDTLGMCLSDENAVLLLYSLVHGNSDFLEYVLVRTDIDTLLMPLLETLYDASSRTSNQIYMVLIILLILSQDASFNASIHKLILPSVPWYQERLLHQTSLGSLMVIILIRTVKYNMSKMRDVYLHTNCLAALANMAPHVHRLSSYASQRLVSLFDMLSRKYAKLAELKNDKMHMTDGGLKDDDKIPEDLSAELHIYTDFLRIVLEIINAILTYALPRNPEVIYAIMHRQEVFQPFRNHPRFNELLENIFSVLDFFNSRMDAQKLDGQWSVEKVLQVININCRFWRGEGMKMFTQLRFTYEQESHPEEFFIPYVWQLVISRSGFNFLPSSINLFPVELPVEVSYGTTESVTDPKMQLNTKEAVESLV; encoded by the exons atgggaGCCGTGCCATCAACGCCGCGATGGGGCGGCGAATTGTCGCAGGACACGGCGGAGTATCTGATCGGAACATTTGTCGGTGATAAATCATTTCCATTGACTTCCGATTACTGGCAGAAATTACTCGAGCTTTCTTTTGATCAACATTGGCCGGCTAACCGTGTTGAACAAGCTTGTCAGGCTTTCG CACGAAACAACGGTTCCACAAGACACCTCGCAAAGCTGTTAATCCATCTAACATGGTGTTTGCAAGAGTCACTTTCTACACGGAGTGTGCTATCTGTAGCTTCAATGAAGGCTGTAAATGCATCTTACATATCGTCTGTATTTTTGAAGTATTCAATTGAAAATTTGAATAGTGAGAACCTTGAAGATTTGTGTCTGTCTCTAGATGATGATGAAACAATACCAGACAAAATACATAAAG ATGAGAGTGTTATAAATATGGCTATGCATGCTGTGCTTAGCTATATCGGTAGAGCAGATATAAG TCCCCAGACGTATATCTTGCATCATGAACTGCTGAACTTCATGCTCATTGCTATGTCTACTCAGCTTATTTCCGGGCCATCACCTGGACCTAATGATGTTCATCCTTTCATCGATGCTGCAATGAGTGAG GAGAGTTCTCTGGTAGGTTTGGTTGTTCATAAACTGCTGCTTAACTACATTTCACGCCCAAAATCCAAAAGTAGTGCATCTTATTCTTTACTATCTGAAGAAAATCAGCTTGGTGTGCTTAAAAGAGTCGGTTCTGCTGCTG CAAATATAGTGCTATTTCCACTAAGTTACTTTGCCAATTCAAGTGACGAGGCCTCAAAAACTGAACTGGCTGAGAGTAGTATCAATATACTACTTATTCTCATTCATTATCGTAAATGTATCATTGTGGAATCTTTGAAAAACAGCAATGCCGGTGTCACACCTGAGTCTCTTCTGAAAGATGAAACTTATTTTGCTGAAAACCCATATTGTAAAGCCTTGGAAAACATTAAAGATGTTGAGT TTGACCGGGTGGATATTGAGGGAAATGCACATAGTGGTACACTTGTGAGATTGTCCTTTGCTTCTCTCTTTGATACACTTGGCAT GTGTCTGTCTGATGAAAATGCTGTTCTGCTACTTTACTCATTGGTTCATGGAAATTCGGACTTTTTAGAATATGTACTAGTGCGGACTGATATAGATACATTG TTGATGCCGTTGTTGGAGACATTATATGATGCTTCGAGCAGAACATCAAATCAAATCTACATGGTGCTGATTATTCTTCTTATCCTTAGTCAAGATGCTTCTTTCAATGCTAGCATACACAAACTG ATTCTGCCTTCTGTTCCATGGTATCAAGAACGCCTGCTTCATCAAACATCTCTTGGTTCTCTCATGGTTATCATTCTTATAAGAACTGTGAAGTATAACATGTCTAAGATGCGG GATGTTTATTTACATACCAATTGCCTTGCAGCTTTGGCTAACATGGCACCTCATGTACACAGGCTAAGTTCATATGCATCACAACGTTTGGTTAGCCTTTTTGATATGTTGTCACGCAA ATATGCAAAACTGGCAGAGCTGAAGAATGACAAGATGCATATGACTGATGGTGGACTCAAGGATGATGATAAAATTCCCGAAGATCTG TCAGCAGAACTACATATATATACTGACTTCTTGAGGATCGTATTGGAAATAATCAATGCAATCCTGACTTATGCACTTCCAAGAAACCCAGAG GTGATTTATGCAATTATGCATAGGCAGGAGGTTTTTCAACCTTTTAGGAACCATCCTCGCTTCAATGAATTGTTGGAGAACATCTTTTCT GTTCTTGACTTCTTTAATAGCCGTATGGATGCACAAAAGCTGGATGGTCAATGGTCAGTTGAGAAAGTGCTTCAAGTGATAAACATAAATTGCAGATTTTGGCGGGGTGAAGGGATGAAG atGTTCACCCAACTAAGGTTCACATACGAGCAAGAAAGCCATCCCGAAGAGTTTTTCATTCCTTATGTGTGGCAGTTAGTAATATCTCGCAG TGGTTTCAATTTCCTTCCCAGTAGCATAAATTTATTCCCAGTTGAGCTGCCTGTGGAG GTTAGTTATGGTACTACGGAGTCTGTTACAGATCCAAAAATGCAGTTAAACACAAAGGAGGCTGTAGAATCACTTGTTTAG